A single window of Sphingobacterium sp. ML3W DNA harbors:
- a CDS encoding energy transducer TonB encodes MIGSKLDIFKKEWLDVVFQGRNKEYGAYELRKLAPKATNIGLLAVVVAVVLLSLLRLFGGSLFPDKPIEAAPVITEVTLEDLEEIKPPEPEEEEPLPIEEEKPQQVAMDIPKEDLVRFPEPKVAPAAQVKEEVAAQDEFKDDKKTPARITLKGSAAGSSVARGEFGTKKQDGAITGVAKGDPNGDPDGLISFTSVEVQPEPPGGMAAFMKWVGATYEYPAAALENGINGVVEVSFVVEKDGQLTDISVKRDLKYGAGDAAVRLLKKAKKWRPGVQNGRPVRVAYTLPIRLSINN; translated from the coding sequence ATGATTGGGTCAAAATTAGATATTTTTAAAAAGGAATGGCTTGATGTAGTATTTCAAGGCAGAAACAAGGAGTATGGAGCTTATGAGCTTCGTAAACTTGCTCCTAAGGCTACCAACATTGGTTTGTTGGCAGTTGTAGTTGCCGTAGTACTATTGAGTCTTCTTAGATTATTCGGAGGTAGCCTATTTCCTGATAAACCTATTGAAGCCGCTCCAGTTATTACTGAAGTGACTCTAGAGGATTTGGAGGAGATTAAACCACCTGAGCCAGAAGAAGAAGAACCTCTTCCGATTGAGGAAGAAAAGCCTCAACAGGTAGCAATGGATATACCAAAAGAAGATTTGGTACGTTTTCCAGAGCCTAAAGTAGCGCCAGCAGCTCAAGTGAAAGAAGAAGTTGCTGCTCAAGACGAATTCAAGGATGATAAAAAAACTCCAGCGCGTATTACTTTAAAGGGTAGTGCAGCAGGTTCTTCAGTAGCAAGAGGTGAATTTGGAACGAAAAAGCAAGATGGTGCTATCACTGGTGTTGCTAAAGGAGATCCAAATGGTGATCCTGATGGATTGATTTCTTTTACCTCGGTAGAAGTGCAACCTGAACCTCCTGGAGGGATGGCAGCATTTATGAAATGGGTAGGTGCTACTTATGAGTATCCAGCTGCTGCATTGGAAAATGGAATCAACGGTGTAGTAGAAGTTTCTTTTGTAGTCGAAAAAGATGGTCAGTTAACAGATATAAGTGTTAAACGAGATCTTAAATACGGCGCAGGAGATGCAGCTGTTAGATTATTGAAAAAAGCGAAGAAATGGAGACCAGGAGTTCAAAATGGTCGTCCGGTACGTGTGGCTTACACATTGCCGATTCGTTTAAGCATTAATAATTAA
- a CDS encoding NADH-quinone oxidoreductase subunit B, translated as MSDIKLAKAPAGVEGAGFFATSLDKVIGLARSNSLWPLPFATSCCGIEFMATMGSTYDLARFGAERPSFSPRQADMLLVMGTIAKKMAPVLKQVYIQMAEPRWVIAVGACASSGGIFDTYSVLQGIDEIIPVDVYVPGCPPRPEAILDGVLRLQDIVKNESLNRRNTPEYRALLEKYGIETYG; from the coding sequence ATGAGCGACATTAAGTTGGCCAAAGCACCCGCGGGTGTAGAGGGCGCTGGTTTTTTTGCCACGAGTTTAGATAAAGTGATTGGTTTGGCGCGTTCAAATTCTTTATGGCCATTACCTTTTGCAACTTCTTGTTGTGGGATCGAGTTTATGGCTACGATGGGTTCAACTTACGATTTGGCCCGTTTTGGTGCTGAGCGTCCGAGTTTCTCTCCTCGTCAAGCAGATATGTTGTTGGTTATGGGCACTATCGCAAAAAAAATGGCTCCAGTCTTAAAGCAAGTATATATACAAATGGCCGAACCACGCTGGGTAATAGCAGTTGGCGCCTGTGCATCTAGTGGCGGTATTTTCGATACTTATTCTGTTTTACAGGGAATAGACGAAATAATCCCCGTAGATGTATATGTACCAGGTTGCCCGCCAAGACCAGAAGCGATATTAGACGGGGTTTTACGTTTGCAAGATATTGTAAAGAATGAATCCTTAAATAGAAGAAACACGCCTGAATATCGCGCGTTATTAGAAAAATATGGAATAGAAACTTATGGATAA
- a CDS encoding NADH-quinone oxidoreductase subunit C: protein MDKLENTSLWEKLATKFGSDVSQVADGYDLLTIHVEVEAITAVLIFLKQDEDLRFIHLTDITAVHYPLQVKAFEIVYHVHSLVHNIRIRVKVQVAGVDPEIPTATTIWKGANWMERETYDFYGIRFLGHPDLRRILNVDDMEVYPMRKEYPLEDPNRVDKKDLYFGR, encoded by the coding sequence ATGGATAAGTTAGAAAACACCTCTTTGTGGGAAAAATTGGCAACTAAATTTGGAAGTGATGTTTCACAGGTTGCAGACGGATATGATCTGTTAACGATTCATGTTGAAGTGGAAGCCATTACAGCTGTTCTAATTTTTTTAAAACAAGATGAGGATTTAAGATTTATTCATTTGACAGATATTACGGCGGTTCATTATCCCCTACAAGTAAAGGCTTTTGAAATCGTCTATCATGTGCATAGTTTGGTTCATAATATACGTATTCGCGTCAAGGTTCAGGTTGCTGGGGTTGATCCAGAGATTCCAACAGCAACTACCATTTGGAAAGGAGCCAATTGGATGGAGCGGGAAACATATGATTTTTATGGGATTCGTTTTTTAGGTCATCCAGATTTGAGACGCATTTTAAATGTGGACGATATGGAAGTCTACCCGATGCGGAAAGAGTATCCTTTAGAAGACCCCAATAGGGTCGACAAAAAAGATCTTTATTTTGGACGTTAA
- a CDS encoding tetratricopeptide repeat protein, with protein MTNSKLLFSLLLAGSVGTASAQSLKDARAAIETENYGKAKTILQQLVSKQAKVGDNYFYLGQIYLVNDKADSAAIMFNQGLAADPKSLINNVGLGYIDLLKKDKAAAESKFSAANANLKKKDYEELLEIGRAYIKAPEPDYAKALDYLTQAKAKNTKDAAIPLALGDAYRGLKEASSAYTSYSDAIELDPNSNRAKIGLATIVRGAQAFDEAVAQLTAITTESPDYAPTYRELAETYNMWSKAPGTSEEKYVELNKKGVEQYKKYLEVNGDNSLEAKIRYADFLVYARQYDELGAVSEELALNPDVDPKIYRYLAYNAFRNKEYSKASENLEKMFAKMDTLRVIPLDNMYAGLSDVANNKVESGIVFIQKAIDQDKELLAEVAETAFAKYQDQETATAVALFEIIAKYPDTDYYFDSNYYAGEGNYQIGFKKDQESKDEEGNVINQALRDEAIANLVKAQADLSVIENATKPEVLDKYLVSALYYKAFASLTADNLVEPKGDFVAPFEKLIVTINERGTQEKNKAYLVDANTYIGFYHYFKNDVAKAKASFQEVLKLDPENESAITYLDALK; from the coding sequence ATGACAAACAGTAAATTATTATTTAGTCTGTTATTAGCAGGTTCTGTTGGCACTGCAAGTGCACAAAGTTTAAAGGATGCTAGAGCGGCTATCGAAACAGAAAACTACGGTAAAGCAAAAACAATTTTGCAACAATTAGTAAGTAAACAAGCTAAAGTTGGTGATAATTACTTCTATTTAGGTCAAATTTATTTGGTTAACGATAAAGCCGATTCAGCTGCGATTATGTTTAATCAAGGTTTAGCCGCTGATCCAAAATCTTTAATCAATAATGTTGGTTTAGGCTATATTGATTTATTGAAAAAGGATAAGGCAGCAGCAGAGTCTAAATTTTCAGCAGCAAACGCTAATCTTAAGAAAAAAGATTATGAAGAGTTGTTGGAAATCGGCCGTGCTTATATCAAGGCTCCAGAGCCAGACTATGCTAAAGCATTGGATTATCTAACGCAGGCAAAAGCTAAAAACACAAAGGATGCAGCGATTCCATTAGCGTTAGGGGATGCGTATAGAGGTTTAAAAGAAGCAAGTAGCGCTTATACAAGTTATAGTGATGCTATCGAATTAGACCCTAATTCAAACCGTGCTAAAATCGGTCTAGCAACTATCGTTCGTGGAGCTCAAGCCTTTGATGAGGCGGTAGCTCAATTAACGGCAATTACAACAGAGTCCCCAGATTATGCTCCAACTTATCGTGAGCTTGCGGAAACCTATAATATGTGGTCGAAAGCTCCGGGTACTTCTGAAGAGAAATATGTTGAGTTGAATAAAAAAGGTGTTGAGCAATATAAAAAGTATTTAGAAGTAAACGGTGATAATTCTTTGGAAGCAAAGATTCGTTATGCAGATTTCTTAGTATATGCAAGACAGTATGATGAATTAGGTGCTGTATCTGAAGAGTTAGCTTTAAATCCAGATGTAGATCCAAAAATCTATCGTTATTTAGCATACAATGCTTTTAGAAATAAAGAATATTCGAAAGCATCTGAAAATTTAGAAAAAATGTTTGCGAAGATGGATACATTACGCGTTATTCCATTGGATAACATGTATGCAGGTCTATCGGATGTAGCCAATAATAAAGTTGAATCTGGTATTGTTTTTATCCAAAAAGCGATTGATCAGGATAAAGAGTTATTAGCAGAGGTTGCAGAAACAGCATTTGCAAAATATCAAGATCAAGAGACTGCTACAGCAGTAGCATTATTTGAAATCATTGCTAAATACCCAGATACGGATTACTATTTTGATTCAAACTATTATGCTGGAGAAGGTAATTATCAAATCGGTTTCAAAAAAGATCAAGAGAGTAAAGATGAAGAAGGTAATGTGATCAATCAAGCATTACGTGATGAGGCAATTGCTAACTTGGTGAAAGCACAAGCAGATTTGAGTGTTATCGAAAATGCAACTAAACCAGAAGTATTGGATAAATACTTGGTTTCAGCTCTTTATTACAAAGCATTTGCTTCTTTGACGGCTGATAATTTAGTTGAACCTAAAGGCGATTTCGTAGCTCCTTTCGAGAAGTTGATCGTAACAATCAATGAAAGAGGTACACAAGAAAAGAATAAAGCATATTTAGTAGATGCTAACACTTATATCGGTTTTTACCACTACTTCAAAAATGATGTAGCAAAGGCAAAAGCTAGTTTTCAAGAAGTATTAAAATTAGATCCTGAAAATGAAAGTGCTATCACTTATTTGGATGCTTTAAAATAA
- a CDS encoding NADH-quinone oxidoreductase subunit A — MEQVSASAPIDYLPILFQFIVAAGFGIGTIIITHLIGPKVRTENKLSSFESGIEVIGNARQPFSIKYFLVAILFVIFDVEVIFMYPWAVNFREFGFEGLIQMFLFMGMLLLGFIYGIKKKALNWD; from the coding sequence ATGGAGCAAGTTAGTGCTAGTGCACCTATTGACTATTTGCCAATTTTATTTCAATTCATTGTTGCTGCTGGATTCGGTATCGGCACAATCATCATTACGCATTTAATTGGACCCAAAGTTAGGACAGAAAATAAATTGAGTTCATTCGAGTCTGGTATCGAAGTTATCGGTAATGCCAGGCAGCCATTTTCAATCAAATATTTTCTTGTTGCGATTCTCTTTGTGATTTTTGATGTAGAGGTTATATTCATGTATCCTTGGGCTGTAAATTTTCGAGAATTTGGTTTTGAAGGCTTAATTCAAATGTTTCTCTTCATGGGGATGTTGCTTTTGGGCTTTATCTACGGGATTAAAAAGAAGGCATTAAACTGGGATTAG
- the nuoE gene encoding complex I 24 kDa subunit family protein codes for MLSVKNNEVVEFSSTLLNQFADIVGRFPEGRQKSALLPILHLVQAEFGWLSPDAMNKVAYYLSIEPIEVFEVATFYTMYLLQPQGKYVLEVCRTGPCCLVGAEGIMAHLEHKLGVKEGEVTPDGLFSWRGVECLAACGYGPVLQIGPAYTFYENLTADSVDQLIDDLSSKTI; via the coding sequence ATGCTTAGTGTCAAAAACAATGAAGTTGTTGAATTTTCTTCAACATTGCTAAATCAATTTGCTGATATAGTCGGACGTTTTCCAGAAGGAAGGCAGAAATCAGCATTGTTACCTATACTGCATTTGGTGCAAGCTGAATTCGGTTGGTTAAGTCCCGACGCGATGAATAAAGTGGCTTATTATTTAAGTATTGAGCCTATAGAAGTATTTGAGGTTGCTACTTTTTACACGATGTACCTCTTGCAGCCACAAGGTAAATATGTGCTGGAAGTATGTCGTACAGGTCCCTGCTGTTTGGTAGGTGCCGAGGGAATCATGGCACATCTTGAGCATAAACTAGGTGTTAAAGAAGGTGAAGTTACACCAGACGGTTTATTCTCTTGGAGAGGTGTGGAGTGCCTCGCTGCTTGCGGCTATGGCCCCGTGCTACAGATAGGTCCAGCGTATACTTTTTATGAGAATTTGACAGCAGATAGTGTCGACCAATTAATAGATGATTTAAGCTCAAAAACGATTTAA
- a CDS encoding NADH-quinone oxidoreductase subunit D translates to MNDFISNISPNKPVYDDNDPQDELITLNIGPTHPATHGVFQNVVQIDGERIVSGVSTIGYIHRAFEKIAEHRPFYQITPLTDRLNYCSAPINNMGWHMTVEKLLKIEIPKRVQYMRVIVMELARIADHIICNGILGVDTGAFSGFLYLMQEREFIYEIFEEICGARLTTNIGRIGGFERDFNDIAFAKIAEFLKRFPPVLTEFTELFDRNRIFIERTSGIAAVTPEEAIDYSWSGPILRATGIDYDVRVQNPYCSYEEFDFDVPVGTKGDVYDRYMVRNEEMWQSLRIIEQALEKIEKEPKGIFHADVPEFYLPPKEQVYTNMEALIYHFKIVMGEVDTPKAEVYHAVEGANGELGFYLVHDGGRTPYRLHFRRPSFINYQMFAPMSAGMLLSDAILNMSSLNVIAGELDA, encoded by the coding sequence ATGAACGATTTTATTAGCAATATATCTCCCAATAAACCTGTATACGACGATAATGACCCACAAGATGAGTTGATCACCTTAAATATTGGACCAACACATCCTGCAACACATGGTGTGTTTCAAAATGTGGTTCAAATTGATGGAGAACGTATCGTGAGTGGGGTTTCAACAATCGGTTATATTCATCGAGCTTTTGAAAAAATTGCAGAGCATAGACCCTTCTATCAAATAACACCGCTAACGGATCGATTGAATTATTGTTCAGCTCCCATCAATAATATGGGTTGGCACATGACCGTGGAGAAGCTTTTGAAAATAGAGATTCCAAAACGGGTACAGTACATGCGTGTAATCGTGATGGAATTGGCTCGGATCGCAGATCATATTATCTGCAACGGTATTCTTGGTGTTGATACAGGTGCATTCTCCGGTTTCTTATATTTGATGCAAGAGCGGGAGTTTATCTATGAGATTTTTGAAGAGATATGTGGTGCACGTTTAACCACTAATATTGGTCGAATAGGGGGCTTTGAAAGAGATTTTAATGACATTGCTTTTGCAAAAATTGCTGAATTTTTGAAAAGATTCCCACCAGTTCTGACCGAGTTTACGGAGTTGTTTGATCGTAATCGCATTTTTATAGAGCGTACTTCGGGCATTGCTGCAGTTACACCGGAAGAGGCAATAGATTATAGTTGGTCAGGCCCAATTTTACGGGCGACAGGTATTGATTATGATGTTCGGGTACAAAATCCTTACTGCTCTTATGAAGAGTTTGATTTCGACGTTCCAGTAGGAACGAAAGGTGATGTATATGATCGCTACATGGTGCGTAATGAAGAAATGTGGCAATCCTTACGGATTATAGAACAAGCATTGGAAAAAATAGAAAAAGAACCCAAGGGTATTTTCCATGCCGATGTACCAGAATTCTACTTACCTCCAAAAGAACAGGTTTATACGAATATGGAGGCGCTGATCTATCATTTTAAAATTGTGATGGGAGAAGTCGATACGCCTAAGGCAGAAGTTTACCATGCAGTGGAAGGAGCCAATGGAGAGTTGGGGTTTTACTTGGTTCACGATGGAGGACGCACTCCTTATCGTTTACACTTTAGGAGACCGTCCTTTATAAATTATCAAATGTTTGCTCCGATGAGTGCAGGAATGTTGCTGTCGGATGCTATACTAAATATGAGTAGTCTTAACGTTATTGCAGGAGAATTAGATGCTTAG
- a CDS encoding ExbD/TolR family protein, translated as MAELNQDSGKGGKGGKVRAKKNGGKVDLTAMVDLAFLLITFFMLTTSLNKPQAMDVAWPDKNKIKDEQSDILTADNRSVTILLGSDNKVSWYYGQINAPIEGPTVTGFGAAGIRKALIEKKAYVPRVAGGKDVIVIIRPSDMSTQKDLVDILDEMKIVDIKRYMIAKISPEEIDVLKRDNIYND; from the coding sequence ATGGCAGAATTAAATCAAGACAGTGGTAAGGGCGGAAAAGGCGGAAAAGTAAGAGCTAAGAAAAACGGTGGTAAAGTCGATTTGACAGCCATGGTAGATTTAGCATTCTTATTGATTACCTTCTTCATGTTGACTACGTCTTTAAATAAACCACAAGCAATGGACGTTGCTTGGCCTGATAAAAATAAAATTAAAGATGAACAGTCTGATATATTAACTGCAGATAATCGTTCAGTAACAATTTTATTAGGGTCTGACAACAAAGTTTCTTGGTATTATGGACAAATAAATGCACCAATAGAAGGTCCTACGGTTACAGGGTTCGGCGCAGCTGGAATACGTAAAGCTTTGATTGAGAAAAAAGCTTATGTTCCTCGTGTTGCAGGCGGAAAAGATGTAATCGTAATTATCAGGCCTAGTGATATGTCTACGCAGAAAGATCTTGTTGATATTCTTGACGAGATGAAGATTGTAGATATTAAACGCTATATGATTGCGAAAATCAGTCCTGAAGAAATAGATGTTTTAAAACGTGATAATATTTATAATGACTAA
- a CDS encoding PstS family phosphate ABC transporter substrate-binding protein produces MKSSLKITLFSILGISILVSCNHKNKQEHNAPSQDILRGKVNILVDETVYPIIKEQVEVFQSSYSDATIELLAKPEIKAINALLADTANIIILTRKLTEAEGQSFKNRQIIPKEYQIATDAVSLINNIGDADTTITLSDVKSLLNGGLKGKYKVVFDNANSSTLRFLKEYLSVEKIDPSAISALDNNEEVIKYVSENKGTIGIVGYNWILEFAQKKSNLLNKIRTLSVENALGDKKDGLFYKPSQSNLSLGLYPFSRPIYVLNYQPNIGLGVGFSAFLKGDRGQRIVLKSGLLPATMPGREIVLREENSLK; encoded by the coding sequence ATGAAAAGCAGCTTAAAAATAACGCTATTCTCCATTTTAGGGATTTCAATTTTAGTTAGTTGTAATCATAAAAATAAACAAGAGCATAACGCTCCAAGTCAAGATATTCTTCGTGGTAAGGTTAATATCCTTGTAGATGAAACTGTATACCCTATTATTAAGGAGCAAGTTGAGGTTTTTCAAAGCTCCTATTCCGATGCGACAATTGAATTATTAGCTAAGCCCGAAATTAAAGCTATCAATGCTTTATTGGCTGATACGGCAAACATTATTATTTTGACCAGAAAGCTAACCGAAGCAGAAGGACAGAGTTTTAAGAATCGTCAAATTATACCAAAAGAGTATCAAATTGCAACGGATGCTGTTTCTTTAATAAATAATATTGGTGATGCAGATACTACCATTACACTTTCCGACGTTAAGTCATTGTTAAACGGTGGTTTAAAGGGTAAGTATAAAGTTGTATTTGATAATGCTAATTCCAGTACGTTACGGTTTCTAAAAGAATATTTATCGGTAGAAAAGATTGATCCATCAGCAATTTCAGCACTTGACAATAACGAAGAAGTGATTAAATATGTCAGTGAAAATAAAGGTACAATCGGTATTGTCGGATACAATTGGATTTTGGAATTTGCTCAAAAAAAATCAAATTTATTGAATAAAATTCGTACATTGAGCGTTGAAAATGCCTTAGGGGATAAGAAAGATGGTTTATTTTATAAACCATCCCAGTCTAATCTGTCTTTAGGCCTTTATCCTTTTTCGAGACCCATTTATGTGTTGAATTATCAACCAAACATAGGCTTAGGCGTAGGATTTAGTGCATTTTTAAAGGGTGATCGCGGACAGCGAATCGTTTTAAAATCGGGATTATTGCCCGCGACGATGCCAGGACGGGAAATAGTTCTTAGAGAAGAAAATAGTTTAAAATAA
- the nuoF gene encoding NADH-quinone oxidoreductase subunit NuoF: MARKLLLTHIDVPGIQTFDVYRQNGGYRSVEKALKTMSPDDVVEEVKKSGLRGRGGAGFPTGMKWSFLAKPEGVPRYLVCNGDESEPGTFKDRFLMTHIPHALLEGMIVSSYALGAHTSYIYVRGEMMPQIRILERAIQEAKAAGFLGKNILGSGYDLEIYVQPGAGAYICGEETALLESLEGKRGNPRIKPPFPAIAGLYGCPTVVNNVESIAATVPIINDGGEEYAKIGIERSTGTKLISASGNLVKPGVYEIELGLPVEEFIYSDEYCGGIANGKKMKAVVAGGSSVPILPANLILKTANGNNRLMTYESLADGGFQTGSSMGSGGFIVFDEDQCIVRNTWNFSRFYHHESCGQCSPCREGTGWMEKVLHKIENGHGDLSDIELLWDIQRRIEGNTICPLGDAAAWPVAAAIRHFRDEFEWHIKHPADALIRNYGLAHYADPLVPVVS; the protein is encoded by the coding sequence ATGGCACGTAAACTTTTGTTAACGCATATAGATGTTCCAGGGATTCAAACTTTTGATGTTTACCGTCAAAATGGAGGTTATCGTTCGGTGGAAAAAGCACTCAAAACAATGTCTCCAGATGATGTAGTCGAAGAAGTTAAAAAATCAGGTCTCAGAGGAAGGGGAGGAGCAGGTTTTCCGACAGGCATGAAGTGGAGTTTCTTAGCTAAACCAGAAGGTGTTCCTCGTTATCTCGTCTGTAATGGCGATGAATCTGAACCTGGGACATTTAAGGATCGTTTTTTAATGACGCATATTCCTCATGCCCTGTTAGAAGGTATGATCGTTTCCAGTTATGCATTAGGTGCTCATACGTCTTACATTTATGTGAGAGGAGAAATGATGCCACAGATTCGTATTCTGGAACGTGCCATACAGGAAGCGAAAGCCGCAGGGTTTCTAGGTAAAAATATATTGGGTTCGGGTTATGATTTGGAAATTTATGTTCAACCAGGAGCAGGAGCTTATATCTGTGGTGAAGAAACGGCCTTATTAGAATCCTTAGAAGGTAAAAGAGGTAATCCAAGAATAAAGCCACCTTTTCCCGCTATAGCAGGATTATATGGGTGTCCTACGGTTGTGAATAATGTTGAATCGATTGCAGCAACTGTTCCTATAATCAATGATGGTGGAGAAGAATATGCAAAGATCGGTATTGAGCGGAGCACAGGAACTAAGTTGATTTCCGCAAGTGGAAATTTGGTGAAACCTGGTGTATATGAGATTGAATTGGGTCTTCCAGTGGAAGAGTTCATTTATTCGGACGAATATTGTGGAGGTATCGCCAATGGTAAAAAAATGAAAGCTGTGGTCGCAGGCGGTTCATCTGTTCCTATTTTACCGGCCAATTTGATTTTGAAAACCGCAAATGGCAATAACCGTTTGATGACCTATGAATCATTGGCTGATGGAGGATTCCAAACAGGATCTTCTATGGGTTCTGGTGGGTTTATCGTTTTTGATGAAGATCAATGTATTGTGCGCAATACTTGGAATTTCAGTCGTTTTTACCATCATGAGAGTTGTGGTCAATGTTCTCCTTGTCGCGAGGGAACCGGCTGGATGGAGAAGGTGTTGCATAAGATAGAAAATGGACATGGTGATCTGTCCGATATAGAATTGCTTTGGGATATCCAAAGGCGTATAGAAGGAAATACCATATGTCCTTTAGGAGATGCAGCAGCATGGCCTGTGGCAGCTGCTATTCGTCATTTCAGAGATGAGTTTGAATGGCATATCAAGCATCCAGCGGATGCTTTGATACGTAATTATGGATTGGCACATTATGCGGATCCTTTAGTACCGGTTGTTTCTTAA